The following are encoded in a window of bacterium SCSIO 12643 genomic DNA:
- a CDS encoding WxcM-like domain-containing protein, translated as MKDNKVFDCSIIDIGKVHNDSGNITVVENGNNIPFDVRRIYYLYDVPGGESRGGHGHLELEQFIIAASGSFDVVLDDGTNKKRVTLNRPNLALHIVPGLWRELENFSSGSICMVLASEVYTESDYIRDYKDFKAQK; from the coding sequence ATGAAGGATAATAAAGTTTTTGATTGTTCGATAATCGATATAGGCAAGGTCCATAACGATTCAGGAAATATAACGGTTGTTGAGAATGGAAATAATATTCCATTTGATGTTAGACGAATATATTACTTATATGATGTGCCAGGAGGAGAATCAAGAGGGGGACATGGACATTTAGAGTTAGAACAATTTATAATTGCTGCGAGTGGAAGTTTTGATGTTGTTCTAGATGATGGAACCAATAAAAAAAGAGTGACTCTTAATAGACCGAATCTTGCTTTGCATATTGTACCGGGTTTATGGCGTGAGTTAGAGAACTTTTCTTCAGGATCAATTTGTATGGTGTTGGCTTCTGAGGTATATACAGAAAGTGATTATATTAGAGATTATAAAGACTTTAAAGCTCAAAAATGA